Genomic DNA from Haloplanus aerogenes:
GGCGCATCGTCGGCGACACCGTCGGCATCCCGGCGCTGGTGCGGCGGCGAGCGGGTGCCGGCGTCGCCAAATCGATGGCGTCGAACGGGCCCGTGCGGACGATGCGCGCACTCCGCGGCGACGCCACGCCGGACGAGCGGTTCGGGACCGTCGCGCTCGCCGTCCCGACGTGGGGAAACTACTACCACTGGACCGTGGAGTGCCTGATCCGCATTCGACTGCTCGAACGCTACGGCGCGGAGACAGGAGAGTATCCGACGCTTGTAGTCCCCGCCGACCGTGCCTCGTGGATGGACGAATCGCTCGCAATGGCGGACTACGCCGGTCCGGTCGAGGGGTGGGACGGCGGTATCGCCCACGCCGACCGACTGCTCGTCCCCACCTTTCCCGACCCCATCCCCACCGAATGTCGGTGGCTCCACGACCGAATGCGGAAGGCAGCCGGGGTGATCGGTGAGGATGACGGCGACGGCGCCGACGAACGAATCTACGTCTCCCGGGCCGACGCGACGGTCCGTCGTGTCTCGAACTGGTCGGCCGTCCGTCGGGTACTTGGGGAGTTCGGAATCGAGCCGTACACACTGAGCGACCTGAACGTCAGGGAACAGATCACCCTGTTCTCCCGGGCCGAACTCGTCGTCGGCCCGCACGGTGCGGGGTTGACGAACGTCGTCTACGGCGACAACCTCGGAGTCGTCGAACTGTTCGGCTCGAAGCAGATGGCCACGTTCGACCGTCTCGCCGAACTGCTGGGGTATCGGTATACGGCCGTCCAGTGCCAGTCAGACGGTCTGGACGTGCGTGTCGATCCGGAACAGTTGCGCACTACGATCCGGGAGACGCTCGCCGCGCGGTGAGGGCGGTCACGCGATAGCGTCGAACAGCGTCTGCAGCCGTCTCACGTACCCGTGGTCCTCCCGGACGCGCTCGGTGTAGGTCCGGAACGTCTCCAGCGTGCCGTCCGGATCGGATAGAATCTCGTCCACGAAGTCTGCCGTCTCCTCGGCGTTCGACACCTGATACGGATACTCGAAGCCGAGGACGTCGTCGATGGTGGGATGTTCGGGGATGATCAACGGCGTCCCCGATGCCAGCGACTCGAACACCCGACTGTTCACGACGCCCCACCGTCGCTGCCCCTCCTTCGTCAGTCCGAAGGTGACCAGCCGCGTGTTGTACCAGAGGTTGAGTTCGTCGATGGTGGTGAAGTGATCGACCCACTCGAAGTCCTCCCGGTCGGCGTACGGCCCCATCAACATCGCCACCTTCTCGTCGTTCTTGTGGTTTTTCGACCCCGCGTAGCCCATCCCCGACCGCTCGACTCCAAGGGGTTCGTAGCCGTAGACACCGATGGGGAAATAGAGGGTGTCGTAGCCGGCCTGTCGCGCTTCCTCCTGGATGCGCTCCGATCCACAGAGGAGCAGGTCGAACTCCACGTCTGCGCAGGACTCCAGCACGTCGTCGAGGAATCGCTCCGGCGTGTCGTCCATGGGGCCGAACGAGTACCACCAGAAGACCGTCGTCTCACCCGCCTCGATGTCGCTGAGGGGCATGAAGCCGCCGGCGGAGAGGGAGACGATTCCTGCCTCCGGGTCGCCGTACTCGCGGAGGTACGCCCCGAACGCGGCGGCCATCTGACGGGCCATCATCACGTCGCCCAGCCCGTAGGCGTGGACGTTCAGCGTCGTCCGCGGGGCACAACACTGGATCGTCGTGTGCGAATCCTTGCCCAGAACCTCGCGCTCGATGGCCCGCTTCCGCTTCCGAAGCCGCAGTTGGGTCGCGGCGTCGATACCCGGAAAGATTCGCATCAGTCGAGTCGCTCCTCGTAGTACGAGAGCGTCTTCGCGAGGCCGTCGCGGTAGGGGATCGTCGGCTCCCATCCGAGTTGCTCTCGGGCCTTCGAGATGTCCGGCTTTCGACGCATGGGGTCGTCCTCCGGCAGCGGTTCGTAGGCGATGCCGCTCTCGGTGGCACACATGTCGAGAATCGTCTCGGCCAGCGTCTCGATGGTGATTTCGTTCTCCCGGCCGAGGTTGAACACCGACCCTTTCGTCCCCTCACTGTTCATGAGCGTGACGAGGCCGTCGACGAGGTCGTTCACGTAACAGAAACTCCGGGTCTGCGTGCCGTCGCCGTAGATGGTCAGGTCCTCGCCGCCGAGCGCCTGCCGGATGAACGTTGGGACGACGCGGCCGTCGTCCGGGCGCATCCGCGGGCCGTAGGTGTTGAAAATGCGCGCCGTCCGCACGTCCACGTCGTACTTCCGCTCGTAGGCGACGGTCAGCGTCTCGCCGAAGCGCTTCGATTCGTCGTAACAGCCGCGCGGCCCACGGATGTTGACGTTCCCGGTGTACGTCTCGGGCTGGGGGTGGACCTCCGGGTCGCCGTACACTTCACTCGTACTCGCGAAGACCATCTTCGCGTCGTAGTCCCGGGCGAAATCCAGCAGGTGGCGCGTCCCCTCCGTGTTCGTGAGCGCGATGCGGACGGGGAATTCGGTGAAGTCGGCGGGCGAGGCTCGGGAGGCGAGGTGAAACACCTCGTCCGTGGGCGGAAACTCCGGATTACTTCGGATGTCCCGTTCCATGAGCTGGAATTCATCGTCGTCGAGCAGATGGCGAATGTTCGACCGGCGGCCGCTTCCGAGGTTGTCGACACAGATCACCTGGTAGCCGTCCGACAGGAGTCGCTCACACAGATGACTGCCAAGGAAGCCGGCGCCACCGGCGACGAGGGCGGACCGTTGAGCCATGGCTACGCTGTGCGAGACGGCACAAGTTAGTCTATTGGATTCGATGGCGACAGGATGGAGCGATCACCTCATCTCCAGCGAGAATCTGTTCTACGATGGCGTCGTAGGGTTGGCTCCCAGGCTCGAGATCAGCGTGTTCGACGACGTTCGCCGACCGGCCACCGGGATCGGTGTCCTGGATCGAGAAATCGAGATGTTTGCAGGCGAAAAAGAAGTGGGCGTAGCGTTCGGCGCGGCGCTGTTTTTCGTCCGACAGCTCCAGTTCGTCGAGACGACCGAGGAGATTCCGATACGCCGGTTTGGAGTCCGAATCGTACGTGAAGCCGAATCCCAGATAGTGGGGATAGCCGGCGGTGACGACCGGCTTCCCCTCGAAAGCCATCTCAAGGCCGACCGTGGAGTTGAAGACGATGCCCACATCGAGCGTCTCGATCAGAGCGTAGGTATCGACATCCGTGTCGGGTAGTAGATGCGTGACGTTGTCCGGCAGTTGGTCGTACGTGTCCTGTAACCAACCCGAGACGCTCTCCCGTGTACCGAATTTGGCCTCGGCGGGATGGGTCTTGATCACGGCGTGGATGTCCGATTGTCCACCGAGTTCGGAAATCGTATCGGATAACCACTCGTACACGTCGTCGTACACCGCACCCTCGGGAATCAGCGATGCGTCCCAAAGGAGGTTCGTGAACACGCCGACGAGGGTGTCGGCATCGGGGTCGAGTGACTGGTTGGTTCCTGAGGAGTACCGCTGTCGGACGATACGCCCGGATTTTCGCCCCTCCATTACCGTCTCGATAGTCGCCCGTTCGTCGTCGGAGAGCGGCATCTCGAGAGCCGCCTCGACCACATCGGGATTGGTAAACTGTGGCATCGGCGACCGATTGTCTCCCCGTCCGAACATGATCGTAGCGTCGAAGTAGCCGTTCATCTGGCTGTAGCAGCCGATACCGGCCTGCCGGCCGGCGGCAATCGGGACCGCCCCCTGTAGATAGTAGGGTTCGTTGACAACGATCAGTTCGGGGTCAACCGTCTCAGCAAGTGCGTAGATGGCATCGGTGAGAACCATCGCATCGAGGAGGAAGTCCGTGTAAGCCGACCTTGCGTTCGGGTCCGACAGATCGAGCGTGTATCGCTTCAAATATTTCTTGACCGACGTTGTCGCGATTCTCGACACTGGTACACCGCGATACGTTGCTGACTCGATGTCATTCGGAAGCGACGGTTCCCGATACTCTGCCGGGAGCGCGTCACTGACCGAGACGGTATCGAGGCCGAACATCGACGAGACGCGCTTGGCCCGAAACCGGCACAGCTCCGTCGTCGTGCTTGGATGTGGGGAGTCGACTGTCAGTTCCGGGCTCGAACGGAGATCGTCGTCGTCGTAGAGAATCAGCGGTCGATGCCCCCGCGTTCGGAACGCGTGCCCGAGGGCGCCGAATCGATAGCAGAGCGTCGAGTAGCCAGGAATAAGCGGGAAGAGAACAGTTCCTGCGGAGTCGTTCTCAAGGGAGTAGGATGCAATGCTGTCGTCGACGCCGATACCGATCCCCGGCGCTTCGGCGACCCGGTCGTGCGCGGCGAGGGCGACCTGTCCGAGGCCGAATCTCGAGAGAGCCGCCAACACGCCGTGTTTCAACTCCATATGATGATCGGACGACGGTCAGCCGACATTAGTCTTGTGTGATGAGTGACGGCGATACTGCCTGGGCAGCGAGCAGGTCTATACGTCTCGGCTCACTACGTCGGTCTGGATGCACGTAGCGCTTCGAGCAGACGGGGGCAGCGACATCGGAATGGGCCATCTCGTTCGCGTCGCGACGCTCGCGACGGCGATGACCGACCGCGGTCACGACGCGATGCTACTCACCGAGACGCCCGAGGCGGCAGCGGCCGTGTCACCCGCGTCGCTTCCCATCGACACCGACATCGACGCCGCGCTGAAGACGACGGCGTTCGACGCACTGATCGTGGACTTGCCGGCCGAGTCGCGAAGCCCAACAGTCGAACTTGCGTCGCTCGACCTGTACGAACGGCTCGCGGCCCGTGTTCCGGCGCTCGTCGTAATCGAAGACTACGTCGACCGGACGGTCCACGCCGACCTGCTGATCAACGGCCACATCTACGCTCATCGAGCCGGATATCGGTGGACGGGTACGGAGCCGAAGTGGTTGCTCGGCGGTAACTACGTGATCCTGGACGAGGAGATACGGACCCTCGCTGCACGGACGCCACCGTGGCGTGACCCACCCGAGCGCTGTCTCGTCTCGATGGGTGGCTCCGACGTAGCGTCCGTCACGCCGACGGCGATGCGTGCGTTCGGTGGCCGGAGCGTTTCGGTCGACGTCATCGTCGGGCCGGGGTTCGACGAGGCAACTCGGGAGACCATCGAGGAGGCCGCCAAGGCGGTCGATTGCCAGTTCACCCTCCACGAGGATCCGGAGGACCTCGCGACTCTGATGTTCGACGCCGACATCGCCGTCTCTGCGCTCGGTCTCATGACGTACGAATTTCTCGCGCTCGGGACGCCGATAGTCGGCGCCGTGACCGCCCCGGACCAGCGCCCGAAGGCACGTGCGTTGCGCGACGACGACGCCGGTGTCGTCGTTGACGACCTCGAGGCGTCGTCGTTTCGTGACGCCCTCGATTCGTTGCTGTTGGACGCGGATCGGCGGCGAACCGTTCGGGACCGAGGCCGAGAACTCGTCGACCCCGACGGAGTCAAACGGATCGTCGACACGATAGCGGACCTACCGGACTAGCCCGAGTCGGTCGCCGCGCGTTGTTCGACGTGCTCGTTGATCGACGCCAGTTCGTGGCTGTCGATGTAGTCGACAGCGTCGCGGAGTGCGATGATTCCCTCGAAGTCGAGTTCGTCGTACACGCGGCGGAAGAGTTCGTAGTCCGCGGCCTCGTCTAGCGTCAGTCGAAGGCCCGGCCGATCCACCAGCGTGTCGTCGTCGAACACGTTCGCGGACGTAACCGTCTCGAGGTCGAACTCGGACGAGTGTTCGCGGTAGTAGACGGTGACGTGTTCTCGCTGGTGCGGTTGGTCGGCACGGTCGGCGACCTGCTCGAAACTCCGAGCCGAGAACGCCTCCACGTCGAGGCCGCGGGGGAACGTCCGCGGCTCCATAGTGTAGACGTAGTCGGCGTCGGTCGCCCATAGCCGTTCGACGACGGCGTCGACGACGGCGGGCGAAAGGAGGGGCGTATCCCCACAGATTCGGACGATATCGTCGGCACCGGCGTCGACGGCCGCGTCGTAGATGCGGGCGAGGACATCCTGCTCGCTCCCACGGAAAGTGGTGACACTGAGGTCGTGGAGTGTCGTCTTGAGGACATCGTCCGACGGATGTTCGGAGATGGCGACGACGAGTTCGTCGAGCGTCTCGGCACGCTGAACACGGCGGACGACGTGTTCGACCACGGGGCGACAGGCGAGCGGATACATCATCTTACCGGGCAGACGCGACGATCCCATCCGCGCCTGCAAGACACCGACAGTCGTCATATCCGCCACTCCTCGCGCCCGCGACTTATGTTAGTCGGTGACGAATCGGGTCATCCGAATCGCCGTAACTGTTTCTCGTCCGTCGCCGACCACGGGGGTGGCGACGGCCGGAACTGACGTACAACAGTCCGTATCAGTCGCGGAGTTTCTCCCACGTCAGCGGCTCGCCGGCGTCGAGGGCCGTCGCCGTCGTCCGACCGATAACATCATCGTAGAACGACGGGTCCAGTCCCCGCTCCCGCTGACCAGGTCGTCGAACCGCGATATCCGTTGTGTCGAGTGTCGTGTCCGCGGGCACGTCCCGAACGACGTGAATCCCGCGTTTCGCGACCGACACCACGTCCTGTTCTACGTCCAAAACTCGCTTTTCGGGCGAGCCAAGCGCCTGTTCCGTCTTCCGGATGGCATCGACCATCGCTTCGAGTTCGTCCGGTTCGAGCGCGAAGCTGTGATCCGGCCCCTCCATCGAGTTGTCGAGCGTGAAGTGTTTCTCGACGATAGTGGCACCGAGCGAGACGGCTACGGTGGGAGCAGTGGTCGGGTCGAGGGTATGATCCGACAGCCCGGCGAGACAGTCGAACTCCTCACGGAGCGTCTCGACGACGCGAACGTTGCTTCGATCCAGCGGTGCGGGATACGCAGCAACACACTGGAGGAGAACGTATTCGGACACGTTCGCGTCGTCGAGTGTCTCGACGGCCGTCGCGATGTCAGTGAATTCGTGGCCACCCGTCGAGAGCACGAGGGGCACGTCGAACTCGCCCAGCGACCGCAGGAAGGGAAGATTCGACATCGACATCGAGGCAATCTTGAACGCGGGAACGTGCTCCGCGAGTTCCGCGGCCGACTGTTCGTCGAATGGTGTCGAGAGGAACTGGACGCCGCTTTCACGGCAGTAATCGGCAAGAATCGGAATCCAGTCGTACGGCATCTCCAGCGACTCGAACTGTTCGAGCAGGTCGTCGGACTCCTCGTCCTGCTCGGCGTACATGCTGTCGACCCGAAAGGTTTGGAATTTCACGGCATCGGCACCGGCGTCGGCCGCAGCGTCGACAAGCGACTTCGCAGTTTCGAAGTCGCCGTTGTGATTCGACCCCGCCTCCGCGATGACGAACGTCTCGTGGCCGGGGCCGATCGGACGGTCCCCAATGTCGAAAGTCTCCATGGCCGCACATCGAGTGGGCGGATTAAAGGCGTTCCGTGCGGGCGTTCACGTCCAAATCCACTTATATCCCCGCGACGTGCCAGCGGTATGGAACAACTGGCTCGTGACGGCGGCGACGCCGTCCGTCCGGACGGCATCGCGCTGTCGAAGCCGGTGGTCGGCGACGAAGAGATCGACCGCGTGGGCGACGTACTCCGGTCGGGGTGGGTCACGACCGGCGACGAGACGGAGGCGTTCGAAGCGGCGATTGCGGATCGTCTCGGAACCGATCACGCCATCGGGACGACCAACTGTTCGAGCGCACTGGAGATCACCTACCGGGCGCTGGAACTCGACGGGGACGTACTCACAACGCCGATGACGTTCGCGACGACCGTCTCCGGCCTCGTTCGCGCGGGGGCGAATCCCATTCTCTGTGACGTGCGTGCCGATACCTTCACGCTGGACATCGAGTCGGTGAAGGAGGCGATTACGCCCCAGACGACAGCCATCGTCCCGGTCCACTTCGCGGGGCAGGGCGTCGAGATGGATGCGATCCTCGATCTCGCAGCCGATCACGATCTGACCGTCGTCGAGGACGCTGCCCACGGTCTGGGTGCGTCGTACGAGGGGACGCCACTCGGGACACTCGGCGATGTCGGCTGTTTCTCCTTCCACGCGACCAAGTCGATCACGACAGGTGAAGGAGGGATGCTCGTGACCGCCGACGAGGCGGTCGCGGAACTAACCCGACGGCTCCGGTTGGCCGGCGTCGACAAGGACGCCACCGCACGAAGCGACGGGGAGGCCCCGAACTGGGCGTACGACGTGACGGCCGTCGCCGGGAAATGCAACATGAACGACGTGCGGGCGGCAATCGGGATCGAACAGCTCTCGAAACTCGACGACTTCGTCGCCGCCAGATGCACTGTCGCGGCCGCGCTGGACGATGGACTGACCGACGTGCCGGGGGTGACGCCGTTGACCGTCCGCGACCCGAGCGAACACGCCCGCCACCTGTACCCGGTTCTGCTTGACGAGGAAACGCTCGGCGTGGATCGTCGGACCTTCGAAACGGCGCTGAACGCGGAGGGCATCGCCACCGGCGTTTACTACATCCCGATCCACCATCACTCGGCGTTTGACGACATCGACCGGATGGACCTCTCGACGACCGAGGACGTGGCGAGTCGGACGCTCTGTCTTCCGATCCACCCGGGGATGGACAAGAGAGACGCAGCGGACGTGATCCGAGCGGTCGAGAAGGTCGTCGACCTGCTCTAGAGGAGGCGGACGTTGTCGGCGTCGATGCCGTCGGTCGCGTTTCGGGTGTCGAACACGAGCGACGCGTGTTCGACGACGAACTCCATGTCGTACTCGGAGTGATCGGTGACGACGAGTACGCAGTCGGCATCGGCCAGGCGCTCGGCGGTGAGAGGTTCGGACGTGTACGTGCCGTTGTCCGGCGTCTCGAATACCTCGACGTACGGATCGTGGTAGGAGACGGTTGCGTTACGCTGTTCGAGTTGGTCGATGATGTCGATGGCAGGGGAGTTGCGCACGTCGGGCACGTCGGGCTTGTAGGCGACACCGAGAATGAGAATGTCCGCGTTCGGGAGTGGTACGCGACGCTCGTTGAGGTGTTCGGTCGTCCGCAAGACGATATACTCGGACATCTCGCGATTCGTCGAATCCGCCAGATCGATCAGCGGCGTGTTCAGCCCATCTTGCCGGGCCTTCCAGGAGAGATACAGCGGGTCGACGGGAATGCAGTGCCCGCCCAGTCCCGGACCGGGATAGAACGGCATGAAACCGTACGGTTTCGTCTTCGCCGCGTCGATGATGCGCCAGAAGTTGATGTCGAAGTTGTTCGCAACTTTGACCAGTTCGTTCACCAGCGCGATGTTGACGTTACGGAACGTGTTCTCGAGAATCTTCGCCATTTCGGCCTCGGTGGCGGAGTCGACGCGGACGAGCGACTCGAATACGTCACCGTACAGCGCTTCGACGTTGTCAGCGCACTGCTCGGTGACGCCGCCGACCACCTTCGGAATCTCGGTGAGGTGGTAGTCCTCGTTCCCCGGATCGACGCGCTCGGGCGAACTCGCCAAAAAGATGTCTTCGCCGACGATGAATCCGTGTGTCTCGAACACTTCGGCGATCACGTCCTCCGTCGCGGTCGGATAGACCGTACTCTCGATGATGATCGTACACTCCGGCCCGACGCGTTCTGCGAGGCTCTCGGCGGCAGCGAGCACGTACGAGATGTCCGGCTGTCCGGATTTCTGGAGCGGCGTTGGGACACAGATGGCGACGTGTGAGACGTCGTCCAGTTCGTCGTAGGTCGCGTGGGCTTCGAACCCGGCGTCGCGGAGCGTCGCGATATCGGCGTCCGGAATGTCACTGATGTACGACTCGCCCTGCTCAAGTTGTGCGACGCGCTCTTCATCCACGTCGATGCCGACCACGTCGACGCCAGCGTCGGCAAACGAGATGGCGAGTCGAAGTCCGACTTCACCGAGACCAACGACACAGAGGGACCGCTCGGAGTTCATTACTCACCGCTCCGAAGCCCAGCGTGAAATACGAACTGTTTCGAGTCGTGTGTCGAGTGGGTTGCGGCGTGGTGGAACCCGAGAGTGCTGCACACCGAACAGTAAGCCTTTATCCGCGGTGTGTGGAACGTGCGGGTGATCGAAACAATGGGCGAGCACATTCTAGTCACGGGCGCATCCGGATTCGTCGGCCAGCACCTCGTGCGCCGACTGGTAGCCGACGGTCACGACGTGACCGCCGTCGACA
This window encodes:
- a CDS encoding nucleotide sugar dehydrogenase; translation: MNSERSLCVVGLGEVGLRLAISFADAGVDVVGIDVDEERVAQLEQGESYISDIPDADIATLRDAGFEAHATYDELDDVSHVAICVPTPLQKSGQPDISYVLAAAESLAERVGPECTIIIESTVYPTATEDVIAEVFETHGFIVGEDIFLASSPERVDPGNEDYHLTEIPKVVGGVTEQCADNVEALYGDVFESLVRVDSATEAEMAKILENTFRNVNIALVNELVKVANNFDINFWRIIDAAKTKPYGFMPFYPGPGLGGHCIPVDPLYLSWKARQDGLNTPLIDLADSTNREMSEYIVLRTTEHLNERRVPLPNADILILGVAYKPDVPDVRNSPAIDIIDQLEQRNATVSYHDPYVEVFETPDNGTYTSEPLTAERLADADCVLVVTDHSEYDMEFVVEHASLVFDTRNATDGIDADNVRLL
- a CDS encoding capsular polysaccharide export protein, LipB/KpsS family, with translation MELKHGVLAALSRFGLGQVALAAHDRVAEAPGIGIGVDDSIASYSLENDSAGTVLFPLIPGYSTLCYRFGALGHAFRTRGHRPLILYDDDDLRSSPELTVDSPHPSTTTELCRFRAKRVSSMFGLDTVSVSDALPAEYREPSLPNDIESATYRGVPVSRIATTSVKKYLKRYTLDLSDPNARSAYTDFLLDAMVLTDAIYALAETVDPELIVVNEPYYLQGAVPIAAGRQAGIGCYSQMNGYFDATIMFGRGDNRSPMPQFTNPDVVEAALEMPLSDDERATIETVMEGRKSGRIVRQRYSSGTNQSLDPDADTLVGVFTNLLWDASLIPEGAVYDDVYEWLSDTISELGGQSDIHAVIKTHPAEAKFGTRESVSGWLQDTYDQLPDNVTHLLPDTDVDTYALIETLDVGIVFNSTVGLEMAFEGKPVVTAGYPHYLGFGFTYDSDSKPAYRNLLGRLDELELSDEKQRRAERYAHFFFACKHLDFSIQDTDPGGRSANVVEHADLEPGSQPYDAIVEQILAGDEVIAPSCRHRIQ
- a CDS encoding N-acetylneuraminate synthase family protein, which gives rise to METFDIGDRPIGPGHETFVIAEAGSNHNGDFETAKSLVDAAADAGADAVKFQTFRVDSMYAEQDEESDDLLEQFESLEMPYDWIPILADYCRESGVQFLSTPFDEQSAAELAEHVPAFKIASMSMSNLPFLRSLGEFDVPLVLSTGGHEFTDIATAVETLDDANVSEYVLLQCVAAYPAPLDRSNVRVVETLREEFDCLAGLSDHTLDPTTAPTVAVSLGATIVEKHFTLDNSMEGPDHSFALEPDELEAMVDAIRKTEQALGSPEKRVLDVEQDVVSVAKRGIHVVRDVPADTTLDTTDIAVRRPGQRERGLDPSFYDDVIGRTTATALDAGEPLTWEKLRD
- a CDS encoding glycosyltransferase family protein; protein product: MRIFPGIDAATQLRLRKRKRAIEREVLGKDSHTTIQCCAPRTTLNVHAYGLGDVMMARQMAAAFGAYLREYGDPEAGIVSLSAGGFMPLSDIEAGETTVFWWYSFGPMDDTPERFLDDVLESCADVEFDLLLCGSERIQEEARQAGYDTLYFPIGVYGYEPLGVERSGMGYAGSKNHKNDEKVAMLMGPYADREDFEWVDHFTTIDELNLWYNTRLVTFGLTKEGQRRWGVVNSRVFESLASGTPLIIPEHPTIDDVLGFEYPYQVSNAEETADFVDEILSDPDGTLETFRTYTERVREDHGYVRRLQTLFDAIA
- a CDS encoding DegT/DnrJ/EryC1/StrS family aminotransferase, whose protein sequence is MEQLARDGGDAVRPDGIALSKPVVGDEEIDRVGDVLRSGWVTTGDETEAFEAAIADRLGTDHAIGTTNCSSALEITYRALELDGDVLTTPMTFATTVSGLVRAGANPILCDVRADTFTLDIESVKEAITPQTTAIVPVHFAGQGVEMDAILDLAADHDLTVVEDAAHGLGASYEGTPLGTLGDVGCFSFHATKSITTGEGGMLVTADEAVAELTRRLRLAGVDKDATARSDGEAPNWAYDVTAVAGKCNMNDVRAAIGIEQLSKLDDFVAARCTVAAALDDGLTDVPGVTPLTVRDPSEHARHLYPVLLDEETLGVDRRTFETALNAEGIATGVYYIPIHHHSAFDDIDRMDLSTTEDVASRTLCLPIHPGMDKRDAADVIRAVEKVVDLL
- a CDS encoding glycosyltransferase family 61 protein, encoding MELGNVPGRAYRKLRADGPAALAHEGRELLVTDLCYHSLWYDRFLHDRLDVLDRGELRSMPTTHTYDRFDGSIRYKGPGSVRHLDNPARYEPGDRFVADLPNATILGPAGPGLTADGRIVGDTVGIPALVRRRAGAGVAKSMASNGPVRTMRALRGDATPDERFGTVALAVPTWGNYYHWTVECLIRIRLLERYGAETGEYPTLVVPADRASWMDESLAMADYAGPVEGWDGGIAHADRLLVPTFPDPIPTECRWLHDRMRKAAGVIGEDDGDGADERIYVSRADATVRRVSNWSAVRRVLGEFGIEPYTLSDLNVREQITLFSRAELVVGPHGAGLTNVVYGDNLGVVELFGSKQMATFDRLAELLGYRYTAVQCQSDGLDVRVDPEQLRTTIRETLAAR
- a CDS encoding UDP-glucuronic acid decarboxylase family protein — protein: MAQRSALVAGGAGFLGSHLCERLLSDGYQVICVDNLGSGRRSNIRHLLDDDEFQLMERDIRSNPEFPPTDEVFHLASRASPADFTEFPVRIALTNTEGTRHLLDFARDYDAKMVFASTSEVYGDPEVHPQPETYTGNVNIRGPRGCYDESKRFGETLTVAYERKYDVDVRTARIFNTYGPRMRPDDGRVVPTFIRQALGGEDLTIYGDGTQTRSFCYVNDLVDGLVTLMNSEGTKGSVFNLGRENEITIETLAETILDMCATESGIAYEPLPEDDPMRRKPDISKAREQLGWEPTIPYRDGLAKTLSYYEERLD
- a CDS encoding PseG/SpsG family protein; protein product: MHVALRADGGSDIGMGHLVRVATLATAMTDRGHDAMLLTETPEAAAAVSPASLPIDTDIDAALKTTAFDALIVDLPAESRSPTVELASLDLYERLAARVPALVVIEDYVDRTVHADLLINGHIYAHRAGYRWTGTEPKWLLGGNYVILDEEIRTLAARTPPWRDPPERCLVSMGGSDVASVTPTAMRAFGGRSVSVDVIVGPGFDEATRETIEEAAKAVDCQFTLHEDPEDLATLMFDADIAVSALGLMTYEFLALGTPIVGAVTAPDQRPKARALRDDDAGVVVDDLEASSFRDALDSLLLDADRRRTVRDRGRELVDPDGVKRIVDTIADLPD
- a CDS encoding cytidylyltransferase domain-containing protein, which codes for MTTVGVLQARMGSSRLPGKMMYPLACRPVVEHVVRRVQRAETLDELVVAISEHPSDDVLKTTLHDLSVTTFRGSEQDVLARIYDAAVDAGADDIVRICGDTPLLSPAVVDAVVERLWATDADYVYTMEPRTFPRGLDVEAFSARSFEQVADRADQPHQREHVTVYYREHSSEFDLETVTSANVFDDDTLVDRPGLRLTLDEAADYELFRRVYDELDFEGIIALRDAVDYIDSHELASINEHVEQRAATDSG